A region of the Phaseolus vulgaris cultivar G19833 chromosome 11, P. vulgaris v2.0, whole genome shotgun sequence genome:
caggaacccacgagaccccgtttagcttggtctatggatgtgatgcaatgattccagttgaaatccaggagagctcgccgagattccagaactttgtggcggaagactcgaacgaagaaagaaggttgaatctggatctactggatgaggtcagggaggaggcaagggtaaaggccgaagcagtgaaaaggagggttgagcgaaggtataactcgaaggtgatgccaaggcagtttagagagggcgacctggtgatgaggaaggcccatcagtacgaggtggagaacaagttatcgcctaagtggacaggaccgttcagaataaccaaggtgctcgggaacgacgcctaccgcttagagacgttagaaggaggggcgattcctcgcacctggaacgccacacacctcaagttatattacagttaaagctttatattacaagctttctgttaaaacagttttgaagggggcactcttttttccctaaggagggctTTTAATGagtgttccggccggttgacctgggtcgtctttatgagtGGCTTGTCCCCACGAGCTagagcaccttcgttctgccttgtctacgagtacctgaaaaagaagaacaaaggggcgccctcgcgtccgtttgcactccgacgatcaagtcagctagcgagaaacaccaaagtgactagagactgtatgattatctcaatgactggaactgtgttgccctaattgccttgtgctcacagctgggtgtaccgtcaagaacaactagggtttagtgcTTTGTATAACTAtgaaagcgtaccttactagggctcttcgtgccctttatataggtgaaaaactagggtttacctctgcgttgcttgctattatctagggttccttggagaaggtccttgcgccgctatctttaggatcttagcgtatcctgcccatggacttcccttatctggagtgcaatgtataaccttatggccacttgggctctaacttgagcgttgtatctctcgcgccatcatactctgtgggtgccctaactaatcacgcgtcatgcatgcagccttccctggatatctttaatgagcacgtggtcattgccacgtgcccctttgactcgatcatttattctgtccggagggtcccacagttccgccacccaactttagggcgatgtcttactttgcgcgatgcttctcttgggcgatgggcgatgatccATCTTGGCAGTGACACATCTCGACGATAACCGATTATTTATACTGAagaacgccgcttctacatacggcgactacgttgACTATGTTGACTATACGacgactatgttgacttcttgaccacctacctttctcttgtccacgtcatcacacccgatgacctggatGGTacaatgaggtcacccaataaagaagagtttagctTAAGTTTATGAGTTTGCATGCCTTTTATGTTGAAAGTTTTTAGAATCGAAAAAACACCTTATCACTCGtgcgtgatttaaggcaagttcaAAGTTATATCGCATGCTCtcaattaaaagttttaaagtcccaatcgtttttcggcgattggcggcatcagttaaaagttttaaagtccccatcgcttttcggcgattggcggcaccaggtaaaagttttaaaatccccatcgtttttcggcgatcggcggcagtagttaaagttttaaagtcctcatcgcttttcggcgatcggaggcaccagaaagagtaaaagacctcctcgccctcgagcgagtgcaggcgagaaagagtaaaagacctcctcgccctcgagcgagtgcaggcgagaaagagtgaaagacctcctcgcctatgagcgagcgaaggcgagaaagagtgaaagacctcctcgcctatgagcgagcgaatgcgagaaagagaaaaagtcctcagtgcacccaggggggaggagatgtacgccctgggcaagttgaggcaccagagaaagtcctcctcgactttgagcgagtgcaggcaagagaaagtcctcctcgactttgagcgagtgcaggcaagagaaagtcctccttgactttgagcgagtgcaggcaagaaaaagtcctcatcgactttgagcgagtgcaggaaagagaaagtcctcctcgactttgagcaagtgcaggcaagaaaaagtcctcctcgactttgagcgagtgcaggcaagaaaaagtcatcctcgcctttgagcgattGCAGGCGAGAATAGAAGAAGCcgtcctcgcctttgagcgagtgcaggcgagaacagattgaaagacctctctgcaccagcagatagtggcaagattaaaagtcctcagtgcatccaggggggaggagatgtacaccctgggcaaggtGAGGCACCaaaaaaagtccttctcacctaaGAGTGATttcaggcaagatgagctgaaaagtcaggggtgtttgtgaccttaaacggtggggagggaaggaaaacgcctttccccctttaagtgaaacatcaatattgacccagtaagaccagaccattgttctgaaactcagggaggtagagaaggatccgaaaggcgcctttacccccagatgagggaacaatggtcaAGTTTTTAAGGTAAGAAAGGTCACATCGCCAGAATCCTACGGCGATTAGAAGAATTCCAGGCGATGACGGGAGTAAAGGCTAACCTTGccgggcagatcaggtaaactgtattgtgatactagtttaagttaaaacctgctgcctagtaagtagcTTATGTTGAGgtttattgccttaagtttgcaagttaTATTAAATGTCATCATTTCAGagttaatagttgctcaagttttactttgagttaacagtttgataaATTGTCATAAGATTAACAGTTTGTTCAAGTTCAAAGCAGTAAGTGAACGGTTAAGCCCGAGGAATCGCtgagttaatttgtttaagcaaGTTTCACCGGTTATATTGATTAACCACATAGCGAGTAAGAAGTATTCATAGAGAAGTATCAAAAAACAGCTTTTCAGCATTAAAAGTTATACAAGAGTGGCTATTCAAGTTTGAACACGAATGTGATCAAGTACATAAGCAGAGGAATTACATATAAAGTTTTTACAAGGAAAAAGGTGATGGAAGAGTGCaactaatcttcagaaggaacaatcttcccatccaccacctcgttgcagatcgataccatggagaggtcgagctcggggtatTGGCATGCGACTTGCTCCAGAGCGGCGTCAAAGCCGGCGGTGAGGACTTGGGCAGtgctttgctcgagctcttgtgcttgtttcttcagctcttcagttTCCTTGCGAGCTCgagcaaggtcttcagcaacctttttgccttcgtcccgagcttgggccagctctgcagcgatCTTCGTGGCCTCCTCTCGAGCTTTGGCGAGCTCATCAatggtgtcgtccctctccttttcGACCTTCCCgaggagaacctcccgatctgctgaccttttttcaaggttttccaccttggtcgcatctgctttcattgcagcctccaagttggccaccttgagcctgtaaggGACTAGTTTGCTCTCCaactcgatcttctcttgagcttggaggtgcagtttttggcgcagaCGGGAGGCCTCGTTGTGCGCGCCCCTTAGCTCAGCGtccatggcgtcctccagccttgGATGGTCGATCTCCGCCATCATCAAGTTCCAAGAAAGCTTTTtcgcctcaatccttatcagGCGGTTCGACTCCTTCAGCACGGAattctcatcttggagcttcttgTTGGAGTCCTTCACGGCCTTCGATACAATCAAGGGGAGATCccccgccatcatcttcagtttagcGGTGAAGGGCCCCAGGATCTCTTCGATGGAGGGTGGGAGGCTTGAAGTTGttgttggtggaggtgctggaggagcttggtgctgactttcaccaccaccctcttgggTTTGAAGGgcaaggggggcttcttggcgtggtggtgaggtcgGAGATTCTGTTATAAGTATTGGCGAgttgtgagcaacctcatctcctcctggtgcggccccagcaatagaggtggttgaaggaggaccctctccagcagatacgaatggcgtggaggcgcttgagGGTTCTCTATGAATTTGGGGTCGCTATTTTCAACCACGGGGGGTGCGGCGGCTAAGGGcgtcgcttggactggtggttgtagagctggaggtgagggcggtgttggtgttgggattgcaggtggtgaagaggggGCCACCCTTGTTCTCTTGGTAacaaggccatcctcggtgGTTTCTTCATCCTCCTCTTCTTCTTGtaccacttgaggggttttccttTTTGGTTTCCTCAAGATCAGCTTTTTCCGTTGAGGGGCGGGTAGTGCCCCCGAAGGAGTTGGACCTTGAGGAGGAGTCTTGCCTTGAgcaacggcgatctccaccaccgagttgggcacggtttgggagcccgccgccagcttgtgagatcgggcgatcgccctcagttcagccagTTTACCTTTTCCCAACATGAAGTCTGCACAGGGTAGAAAATAGATGAGTAGGCCCCAAAGCAGAAGCAGGATATACAAGTATATGCACGCAGAAATAACGCAAGCAAGTAGCACATGGATTAAAAATCAAGACCAATACAGAACAAGCAGAACGCCAAAGGATGGAATGGTAGAAACGCTAAGTTAGTTCCAACACAAAACGAAAGTCTTGGCGTTGAGGTAagggctaacctatgtgagcttcaagttggccctcggagaactcgaaggagatgattgAGGCGGTGGGAAAGGTGACGTTGGTAgcagccacactcttccagaaaaggcaaAGATCTTTATCgagctcgcccatgttgtcgggacttcgtggcctcctgaagctttcCTTAGaatctttgttccccttgtttacccaatacaaggggaagccgtcgagcagtgagGGGTCTTGCTCGTTTGGGCGCACCTTGACGAACtttcctttccagtctttgtaagattgctggaagaccgagaggattgacctcccagcaatcccgtttaagctaacccaaaggcgatctctgGGATTCTTAGCCTCGAACAGAAACAGGAAGACGTCGACTGAAGCCGGCAGCCCCAAGTGGGCACACATGATTTGAAACGCCttcacgaacgcccagctgttgggatgaagttGGGCAGGGGCGACGTTGAGCTCTGTTAGTAGCTCTCTCTCGAAGCGGGTAAAAGGAAGCCtgagcttcactttcttgaagaagGTGGCATAGATAAAGCAGATCAACTCACCGTTGTTCCCCTTATCATCCGCGCAAATCGGTTCACCGGGGAAGCAGGGCAGCACGGCGATTTTgctgtcgtgctccttgtggaatgtaAGGTCGGCTTGGTCCCCTTTCCGCAGTCGGTGCATGCCCAACTCGGTGTTTATTGAGGAAGTATCTTTTAGCAaggttggggtggcccaagggtagagttcCTTGTAGTCTTGTGGAGGTATGGAGGCTCCTCcagcgactggtggagttgcctgagtggGATTGGCATGAAAAGAagtaggcctctcagcctgactagaaggagcaccagaggctcgtggtggattgcgcgctggtggaggatttgccccaggagcAACCCTACACGCTtcgggtggagggtttcgcgatgaaggaggagggttcgcggtggacttcgtgtgagccatcgcaggaactgcaaaggaaagagaaagggatgaaatgaggacaacagagaacgactcgattgaggacgaagaagaCAGGACGAGCGAAAAAGGGTTCGCTGGGATAAACGTTACGAAGAACGAAGCCTTAGGTTACGAGGaaaggagaaaaggaaaaaacaacccacaacgtatgcttcagacagataatggatgatgcaaaccgattaaaatgcaacaaataccAGTAGGAGGAGTAAAAGGGttacctttttgtgatcggatgaacgttgaagaaagttggagattgagagagatgAGAAGCTTCGTGGTTTGCAGAGAAAATACTTAGAACGTTTGAGAGTGCAGAAAGATAATGGAACAGTGGAAGCgcaaagggtttaagggtttttcgaacattttcggaagcgcaaacgacagttgaagacaaccgttgatgaagccacgtgtcgcgCGATTAAAAAAGggagtttggtggagcgtcagaaaggcAGAGGGTACAGACGTACGGAAATCCGtaccagcgccacgtagatcgacgatgacgtgacctcttagtcttttcgctggacaagtctcagcttaagactggggggcttgtgtaccgactaggtagtcgggagtgatgacgtggcagcaagcgataatatggGCGCGTTGAGCGGAACACTTGGCTGACGGAAGGGAAGCAAATCGGGAAgtttgtgtagtcgccaattgttagcttggcgttctccgataTCTAGTATgtgtaaccggcggtcaccaggcttacgtcatagtcgccgtatgtgagttaTGGGAGACcaggtggttagagatcgccgaatgggggacatcgccgaaggatcagggagGCTTGTTTAGGGCCTTCAAGGGGTACCAGTACGAAGgacgaagttatcagatgatcattccctagccagaggtcgaggcaagggaacagtttaccagaacatgcacgatgtgcaagtaaagcagatcgtgatagcagcaggcgagaccacagagaaggtatacgtggtgacaccccgtactcaccgcttaaggggtcgcgctccaagaAAGCTGTAGTTACTCCTcgtatgggtaacttagtcgaatagcttgaagagtagaggtgacgctcaagtagaaggtggctccagatggtgactcgtgtacagctggatgtgaACCACGtatccagaggtgtaaccgtcaggagagagaaagtgctcgggtatataaggaactctaacgaaattctaaggtacgcgcgtttagaacacttctttacgctttgagaacacttgagtacgctgagagagcatttgcacggttccttgagttttagcttttctctcttagtattgggtgattccgtcactgacttgagcgtcggagcgcgatcggccgcagcgacgccactctgtctttttcaggttcttgctgagaatcgaggtgtgaaggacgaaagctaacgtggtgcaaagctgatcgagagaagatacctttgacgtggcaagactcttgcactcgagtcaaccggcaggatcacctTCTAAATTCCCAAGTGAGATTGAGagcgaaagtccttgtgaaggtgacttattgatgataaggcgaatgttgggaacaattccaaaatctttggatgatacccaaagagaaaatatttttcacacccgctgtcttatcaccaacaagttatgttccttgattattgatgggggtagttgcactaatgtggctagtacaagagttgtggagaagttagcgttacccactatctctcataccaagccttataaattgcaatggcttagtaccaaaggtgaaatcatggttaataaacaagtcctcattaactttgcaataggaaagtataaagatgaggttttatgtgatgttgtgcccatggaagcaactcatcttcttttaggaaggccttggaaatatgatagacatgttttacatgatggcctatccaatacaatgtctttttccttcaaagggcgcaaggttatcttaaaacccctctctcccaaagaggttcatgagcaccaaataaaaatgaaaactaaaagagaaaatgagaatgcaaaagaagtaagtactaaaccgagtcacaccactttatccactaaatcaatcatgttgactcgtgctatgcttCAAGTTGAACCTCAaaggtattcttcttctttatctttttcattacccaaggttcctatttcaacactaatttggttaaagaatgttagggatgattttttcatacctcctaatggttttcaccattcaagaggactttttccaaaaaatatcatcatttccaaacaattttttccaacttggtctgtctataggacctccttttctaaACTCCCACTGGTTACAAATTCTATGTCATGTTTGCTTTTTTCatatttaactattaattttaaaagtaaactgactttgttatatccAAGGATttagaattcgtggtcgaattctctccaactcagGGAGCATGATAGAGATCaagtaagagaggattttactaatggaggaaaaggtcatccacccaaacatttaaagttcttccttctagtcttctcaaaaataaaagaagaattaaaataaagagaggaccaagcctaaagccaaaagaagactacaagcattcaagaatggactccaattaatatctctctttatagtttattttgtataaatttgtaaataatatagaatagtgtttaggaaggtgataaagagggaaacctaagacacctcttttgtatagtgtaccgtcccgtccccgggcgttgaccaaaggtcaaagtcaacacgtGGTGGAACCCCTCCGGGGACCCATGGAAGAAAGTCAGCAGGTTGACCGCTCGAGTCATCGCCCAAGAGTGGCGTCGACCAAGAGAGGCGTCACCCAagagaggcgtcgcccaagagaggcatcgcccaagataGGCATCGCCAAGCAAGGGTATCGCCAGGTTAAAGCATTGCCAAGCTCAGACATCGcaaggaggcttcgggcctcgacagttcagaacagtagcaaggagaagagaaaggtggcttcgaGGCCATAAATtatagtaccagtagggggtaaacctaactcgtgaagtatccacgccaccgCTGGGGGACCCTGaaacagatacgacccatgagagggccatgaccaggggagaaccacgtgcatgatacgagagaaaggtGCATACACCCCCAGGGTGAGTGACTAGTGAttggggtgcatgagttggcacccaaaatgTCAACCCACGTGACAAATGCACTTCGCAGAAAAGAGGGTTCACACGATGGaaaaaccctaagttgggtggcggcgctgtaggaccctctgcacagaataaacgatcaagtcaaaagggtaCGTGGCAAtacccacgtgctcattaaaagtttcagggaaagtttgccaaggtacacGTTAATTCAATTAAGATTCGAATGTTCCAAGGAATGTTTTGATACGCCTttaatgcgctttaacgcgctttaaagattagaggtgtataaaaagggaacTTGGGGCATTTGAACAAGGaccgagttttaacctaatacaCACAGAGAGATACACAGagaaaaccctagttgtcttcgcgGCACACTCACAGTGAgtacaaggcaattagggcaacacagttctagTTACACAGTTTCAGTGATTTAGTGCAGTTTTTTGAtatttctcgctagctgacttgattgtcggagtgcaaacggccgcgagggcgcccctttgttcacttctctTTTCAGGTGTCTTTGACGGAgcaaacgaaggtgccctagctcgtaaggacaagccacgcgcaaagacgatcccgatCAACCGGCCGGAagatttggcgcccaccgtggggccgatctaaaacatcagtcccaccacacAAGATTCTCAATTCCAGTTCTTAATACTTAGACAAGTGAAGAAAATTTCCAGAAAACCATGACCACGAGACCagcacgcgctaggagtgaagaaatgaccatgcaacaacttatgggcatgatgcaagggctgcaggaTGCAATGGCGGCCTCGAAGGTAGAATAGGATCGCATGCGAGCAGATCTCGTAGCCTCTCAAGCAAGAAACGATGAACTCCACCGAACCAACGAGGAGCCGTGGTTGGCGCGGCGGAGATGAACCTCAGGCCGCATCCCCACCTAGGGAGTTCACAACACCATTCTCGCAGGCAATCCTGGAGACGGCGATACCCAGTACGTTTACAGGGCCCAAGGTGACCTTCACAggggtggaggatcctgaggcacacctcacagcattccacacgcagatgtTGCTAGTAGGCGGTCGCAAGgtgcaagcttttcatgagcacGTTTGACGGGAATGgttatggattggttcatcagcctttcCAGAGGGCCACATCACGTATTTCGCCCAGCTCTCGCGACtgttcagagaacagtatttaGCCAACAGAGCCCCAGCCCCAGTTTCGTACGATCTTTTCGACGTGAAACAATTCCAAGGAGAGACCCTGAAGGAAgatttggagcacaagtggtgaaggtgggtaccaACGATGAACCCATGATTGTATACGCATTCAGGAAGGGGGTGCAACCCGGGTCTTTTGGTAAGTCGCCTAACTGCTAGCTTCCCAAGACCTTTGCTGAAGTGAGGCGACGAGCGTTGGAGCACATTACCTCAGAGGGCGAGGCATACGAGAAGTGCATACCTGCTGCACCTGCTCGACCAAGGGCGCAGATACGCACCCAACCCGCTAGGGTCCACGAAGCTGCCACAGAGAGAAGGAACCCAGACAGAAAGCGCACCTGCGAGGCGAGGAGGGCCCCGCCAAGGGCCCGAGctgaaggaaggagagagggaaGTAGACCGCTGAGGCACAACTTTTTGATGGAGctcaaagacctcatcgttgtgcccaacatagtagacaggttgaggccaccagcGAAGTCCGACAAAATTCTGGGTCCCCACAAGGAGtcgtggtgcgaattccacgaagcatttggacatcatattaac
Encoded here:
- the LOC137838352 gene encoding uncharacterized protein; this encodes MAGDLPLIVSKAVKDSNKKLQDENSVLKESNRLIRIEAKKLSWNLMMAEIDHPRLEDAMDAELRGAHNEASRLRQKLHLQAQEKIELESKLVPYRLKVANLEAAMKADATKVENLEKRSADREVLLGKVEKERDDTIDELAKAREEATKIAAELAQARDEGKKVAEDLARARKETEELKKQAQELEQSTAQVLTAGFDAALEQVACQYPELDLSMVSICNEVVDGKIVPSED